The following is a genomic window from Pseudomonas lurida.
CCCTGTGGGAGCTGGCTTGCCTGCGATGGCGGAGGCTCGGTGTCTGAAATGTCGACTGATACACCGCTATCGCAGGCAAGCCAGCTCCCACATTTGATCTGTGTTGGCTCAGGTATGCTGCGCTGCCCCACCTTCCAACTTGCGCCACAACAACCGCACATTCGCCTTGCGCACCAGTGCACAGCGATACAGGCGGATCTCCAGCGGCACATGCCATTGCGGCCCGCCGCACACCACCAGTTCGCCACGGGCCAACTCCGCCCGCACGCTCAACTGCGGCACCCAGGCAATCCCCAAGCCTTCAAGGGCCATGCTCTTGAGACTGTCCGCCATGGCCGTCTCATACACGGTGGTAAAGCGCAGTGCGCGTTGGCGCAGCAGCAGGTGCACCGAACGCCCGAGGAACGCGCCAGCACTATAGGCCAGCAGCGGCACACTGCCCTCGCCTTCCAGGTCGAATAGCGGCTTGCCGTCGGCATCGGCGGCGCACACCGGGAGCATTTCGGTGTTACCGAGGTGCAGCGACGGGAAGATTTCGGCGTCCATCTGCATCGCGGCGTCCGGGTCGTAGAATGCCAACATCAGGTCACAACCGCCTTCGCGCAGCGCGTGCACGGCGTCACCGACGTTGGTGGCCACCAGCCGCGTGGCGATGTTCAGGCCTTCGTTGCGCAGTTGTGCGATCCAGCGCGGGAAGAAGCCCAGGGCCAGCGAGTGGGCGGCCGCCACTTGCATGACTTCGCCCTGCCCGCCTTCCAGGTGATGCAAATGGCGCAGGACTTCGCCCAACTGCTCAACGACCGTACGCGCAGTCACCAGGAACAACTGCCCCGCCGCCGTCAGCTCGACCGGCGTGCGCGAGCGGTTGACCAGGGTCAGGCCCAGCGCGGCTTCCAGGCTGCGGATACGTCGGCTGAACGCGGGCTGGGTGACAAAGCGCCGCTCTGCCGCCTGGGAAAAGCTGCGGGTTGCCGCCAAGGCACTGAAGTCTTCCAGCCATTTGCTCTCAAGGTTCATCACTTCCTCCCACGGGTACGCACCATTTTGGCACACACGCCCGCCATGATAACCGGGTCACACCGACATTATGCCGTTTGTGCATAGGCCAGTGTTTAACAGCATTGGCCCAAAAAGCTCTACAAGCCTAGCATTCGCAGCGTTCCGGCCAGTTCCGGGTCCATATCGAGATGATTTCCGTCATGTCCTCCGCTGCATCTTTCCGCACAGAAAAAGACCTGCTTGGCGTACTCGAAGTACCTGCCCAAGCGTATTACGGCATCCAGACCCTGCGAGCGGTGAATAACTTCCGCCTCTCGGGCGTTCCGATTTCGCATTACCCCAAATTGGTGGTCGGCCTGGCAATGGTCAAGCAAGCGGCGGCTGATGCCAACCGCGAGCTGGGTCAACTCAGCGAAGCCAAGCACGCGGCTATCAGCGAAGCCTGTGCCCGTCTGATCCGCGGCGACTTCCACGAAGAGTTCGTGGTGGACATGATTCAAGGCGGCGCTGGCACTTCTACCAACATGAATGCCAACGAAGTCATCGCCAATATCGCGTTGGAGGCCATGGGCCACAACAAGGGCGAATACCAGTACCTGCACCCTAACAACGACGTGAACATGGCGCAGTCGACCAACGACGCCTACCCCACCGCGATCCGCCTGGGTCTGCTGCTGGGCCATGACGCGCTGCTGGCCAGCCTCGACAGCCTGATCCAGGCGTTCGCCGCCAAGGGCGAAGAGTTCAGCCACGTGCTGAAAATGGGCCGCACCCAACTGCAAGACGCCGTGCCGATGACCCTCGGCCAGGAATTCCGCGCCTTCGCCACCACCCTCGGTGAAGACCTGGCCCGCCTGAAAACCCTGGCGCCAGAGCTGCTGACCGAAGTCAACCTGGGCGGCACCGCCATCGGTACCGGCATTAACGCCGACCCGCGCTACCAGGCCCTGGCCGTACAGCGCCTGGCTGTAATCAGCGGCCAGCCGGTTGTCCCAGCCGCCGACCTGATCGAAGCCACCTCCGACATGGGCGCCTTCGTGCTGTTCTCCGGCATGCTCAAGCGCACCGCGGTGAAGCTGTCGAAGATCTGCAACGACCTGCGCCTGCTGTCCAGCGGCCCGCGCACCGGCATCAACGAGATCAACCTGCCGGCCCGCCAGCCAGGCAGCTCGATCATGCCCGGCAAGGTCAACCCAGTCATCCCGGAAGCCGTGAACCAGGTTGCGTTCCAGGTGATCGGTAACGACCTGGCGCTGACCATGGCGGCCGAAGGCGGCCAGCTGCAGCTGAACGTGATGGAGCCGCTGATCGCTTTCAAGATCTTCGACTCGATCCGCCTGCTGCAACGTGCCATGGACATGCTGCGCGAGCACTGCATCGTCGGCATCACCGCCAACGAAGCGCGCTGCCGCGAACTGGTGGAGCATTCCATCGGCCTGGTGACCGCGCTGAACCCTTACATCGGCTATGAAAACGCCACCCGCATCGCGCGCATCGCTCTTGAAAGCGGCCGCGGCGTGCTGGAACTGGTGCGCGAAGAAGGCTTGCTCGACGACGCCATGCTCGACGACATCCTGCGCCCCGAAAACATGATTGCCCCACGTTTGGTCCCGTTGAAGGCCTAAGCGTTTGTTGCACCGCTCACCAGGTTGAGGGACTAGACACCTCTCACCTTTTGAGGGCCTGAAGGCTCGTTCTTCAGGCCCTTTTTTTTGCCTCAAGGTTGTGAAATGACGCCCATAAAAAATCCAATATCGCCCTGCAAACCCTCCTTGCCCGCCGCCGCCTGGCTGAAACCTTTAATCAGACCGTGCAGACGGATGATGCTCGCCTAGGTATAGTGCCGCCCCTCTTCGCGTCAGAGATCGTCGGTAACGAGGTCCTGGACAGCGCGAAACCGCATGAATAACAACACCCGCAAAAGGATTGGGGTCGAAGCGTCGTGCACTGCCTGGTGCCATACGACGTGTCGGACCGTCCTGCGTTTGCCATTAGAAAAATCAGCGAGGAACACTCCATGCTCGAAGTCATCAACGACTTCCTCTCAGGGAAAGTCCTGATCGTGCTCATTGTCGGGCTCGGCGGTTATTTCACGATTCGCTCGCGTTTCGTTCAGTTGCGCCACTTTTTCCACATGTTCTCGGTGTTTAAAGACAGCCTGAAGAGCAGCTCCGGCCAGCTCAGTTCGTTCCAGGCGCTGATGCTCAGCCTGGCTGGCCGCGTCGGTGCCGGTAACATCGCCGGCGTCGGTATCGCCGTGACCCTGGGCGGCCCAGGTGCCGTGTTCTGGATGTGGGTCACCGCGCTGGTGGGTATGTCTTCGAGCTTTATCGAATGCTCCCTCGGCCAGTTGTACAAACGTACTGATGCGGAAGGCACCTACCGTGGCGGCCCGGCCTACTACATCCAGCACGGCCTGCAGAAGCGCTGGCTGGGCATGGTCATGGCGTTCCTGCTGCTGGTGACCTTCGGCTTCGCCTTCAACGGCCTGCAAGCCCACGCCGTGACTCACTCGCTGAACAACGCCTTTGGCCTGGACACCACTTACACCGGGCTGGCCCTGGCGGTATTGCTGGGCCTGGTGTTCATCGGCGGGATCAAGCGCATCGCGTCGATCGCCGACCTGCTGGTGCCGGTCAAGACCCTGGTCTACATCGCCGTGACCCTGTACGTGATCGTGCTGCAATTCGACCACGTGCCGGCCATGCTCGCGACCATCGTCAAGAGCGCCTTCGGCCTCGACCAAGCCTTTGGTGGCCTGGTGGGCAGCGCAATCATCATGGGCGTGAAGCGCGGCGTGTTCGCCAACGAAGCCGGGTTGGGCAGTGCGCCCAACGTGGCGGCGGTGGCTTCGGTAGAACACCCGATCGCCCAAGGCGTGGTGCAGGCATTCAGCGTGTTCCTCGACACCTTCGTGATCTGCACCTGCACCGCGTTGCTGATCCTGCTTTCCGGCTTCTATACCCCGGGTTTCGAAGGCGACGGCATTGCCCTGACCCAGAACTCCCTGGCGGCGGTGGTCGGCGACTGGGGCCGCATGTTCATCTCGGTAGCCCTGGCGTTGTTCGTGTTCACCTCGATCATGTACAACTACTACCTGGGCGAGAGCAACCTGCGCTTCCTGGTGGGTAACAACCGTAAAGTCTTGATGGGCTACCGTGCGCTGGTGCTGGTGCTGATTTTCTGGGGTTCCATCGAGAACCTGAGCACCGTGTTCGCCTTCGCCGACATCACCATGACGATGCTCGCGTTCGTCAACCTGTTCGCCCTGGCGTTCCTGTTCAAGATCGCCATGCGCATCCTGAACGACTACGACAACCAGCGTGCAGCGGGCATCAAGACCCCGGTGTTCGACTCCAGCCAATTCCCTGACCTGGACCTGGATCGCAAGGCCTGGCCAGCGAATCCGGTGAAGCCTGAGCCAACGGCTCACGCATCGGCAGAGCTGAACACTCAAGCGCAACGCTGAGCGTAGCCCGCCTAGATAGATGACACGCCGCCCGGCCTTGGGCATGCTCTGGGCCCGGCGGCGTTTTTCGTTCAGGAGATCTTATGCAACCCGCTAACAACGTAATGGTGCTCTACACCGGCGGTACCATCGGCATGCAGGCCAGTGCCAATGGCCTGGCGCCTGCATCCGGTTTCGAGGCCCGCATGCGTGAGCAACTGGCCAATCAGCCAGTGCCCGCCTGGCGCTTCCAGGAAATGTCGCCGCTGATCGACAGCGCCAACATGACCCCCGCCTACTGGCAGCGCCTGCGCACCGCCGTGGTCGACGCCGTAGAGGAAGGCTGCGACGCCGTGCTGATCCTGCACGGCACCGACACCCTGGCCTACAGCGCGGCGGCCATGAGCTTCCAATTGCTGGGCCTGCCGGCGCCGGTACTGTTCACCGGCTCGATGTTGCCCGCCGGCGTACCGGACAGCGATGCCTGGGAAAATGTCAGCGGCGCCCTCGCCGCGCTGGGTGAAGGCCTGGCGCCGGGTGTGCAGTTGTACTTCCACGGTGCGCTGATGGCGCCGACCCGTTGCGCGAAGATCCGTAGTTTTGGTCGCCATCCGTTTGCCGCCTTGCAGCGCAATGGTGGCGTTGCCAAGGCCGACGCAATTCCCGCCGCCCTGGACTATCGCCAGCCCAAAGCACTGGCCAACGTCGGCGTGCTGCCGCTGGTACCGGGCATTGCCGCCGGGCAACTGGATGCACTGGTCGACAGCGGCATCCAGGCGCTGGTGCTGGAATGTTTTGGCAGCGGCACCGGCCCGAGCGACAACCCGGCGTTCCTCGCCAGCCTCAAGCGTGCGCAAGATCTTGACGTGGTCGTGGTGGCAATCACCCAATGCCATGAAGGCGGCGTGGAGCTCGACGTGTACGAGGCCGGTAGCCGCCTGCGCGGCGTTGGCGTGCTGTCCGGTGGCGGCATGACCCGCGAAGCAGTGTTCGGCAAGCTGCAGGCCCTGCTCGGCGCCGGGCTGCTCACCAGCGAAGTGCGCCGCCTGGTAGAGCTGGACCTGTGCGGCGAACTGCGCTGACCGGCATATAACTTGCTGTCCTTCCAGCCTCCCCTGGCTGGAAGTTCCCATGCTGCACTCCCACCTCACCACCCTCAATGCGGTCTCCCTGGTGCTCAGCACGTTCAAGGCCGAAGGCGTGCCCTTTGATGCGCTGTTGGCCGGTAGCGGTATCTGTGCCGCGGACTTGAACCGCGCCGACACGCGCATCGCCACGCACCAGGAGATGCAGGTGTGTGCCAATGCCGTCGCCCTGCAGCGCGATATCGGCTTGATCGTGGGACGGCGCATGCACGTCTCGTCCTACGGCATGCTCGGCTACGCCCTGCTCACCAGTGCCACTTTCGGTGACGCTTTGCGCCTGGCGCTGCGTTATCCGGCGCTGTTGGGAACACTCTTCGAACTGAGCCTGGAGGAGGACGGCGAACGTATCTGGTTCACCGCTGGCGATTACCGCGAGAACCCGGCACTGGCCGCCTTCAATGTCGAGCTGTGCCTGGGGTCGCTGAAGGTTATCTGCGACGACCTGCTCGGCCACCCGCTGCCCTTGCTGGGCGCGCGCTTTGAGTACGATGCGCCGGATTATCAAGCGCGCTACACCGAGTCTTTCGACTGCCCGTTGCAGTTCCAGGCCACCGCCAACGCGTTCGCCTTTGATAAACGCTGGCTGGCCCAGCCCTTGCCCCTGGCCGACACCGTGACCCACCAGGCCATGGCGGAGCGCTGCCGTAAACAGAACACCGAATTTACCGGGCGCGAGGCCTGGCTGGGACGAATCCGTCAATTGCTCGCGTCGCAACTGCACGCTGCACCTGGGCTGGAGGGCCTGGCCCAGCAGATGAACTGTTCGCCGCGCACCCTGCGCCGGCACCTTCATGACCTGGGCTGCAGTTATCAGGAACTGCTCGATGAACTGCGTTTCGAGCGCGCCAAGCAGTGGCTGGCGCAGGACCAGTGGCCCATCCACCGGATTGCCGAACAGTTGGGTTTCAGTGAGACCGCGAGTTTCAGGCATGCGTTTGTGCGCTGGAGCGGTGTGGCGCCGAGTCAATTTCGCCCCTGACTCGCACCGCGCGCTGCCTTCGCGAGCAGACCATGCGCTCCCATGGGGCGAATTACGGACAGACAATCTGGCCATATTTATCCCCTTTTGGCCGCTCTTGCCGTTCTCATAACACCCGTCGCCAGCAAGACTGCATGCACCGATACCGCCTGCGGAGAACAACAACATGCTGACGATTTACTCGGACGATCACCACCTGCATCACGGCCGTTGTGAACTGATGGACGGGCAACTGATGCCCTGCTTCGAAATGCCCTCGCGCGCCGACCACGTGCTGCAACGCGTCAAGGACCGCGAACTGGGCCCTGTTCACCCGCCGCAGGACTTCGGCCTGGCACCGCTGCAGCGCATCCACAGCCACGACTACCTGGACTTCTTCCAGGGCGCCTGGGCGCGCTGGACCGAATTCGGCCAGGACGGCGACTTGTTGCCCTACACCTGGCCGGCGCGCACCTTGCGCCGCGTAGTGCCCGCCAGCCTGCATGGGCAGCTGGGTTACTACAGCTTCGACGGTGGCGCGCCGATCACCGCCGGCACCTGGCAAGCCGCCTACAGCGCAGCGCAAGTCGCGCTCACGGCCCAGGCCGCCATCCAACAGGGTGCCCACAGTGCTTTCGCCTTGTGCCGGCCACCGGGGCATCACGCCGCCAGCGACTTGATGGGCGGTTATTGCTACCTCAACAACGCCGCCATTGCCGCCC
Proteins encoded in this region:
- a CDS encoding LysR substrate-binding domain-containing protein, with protein sequence MNLESKWLEDFSALAATRSFSQAAERRFVTQPAFSRRIRSLEAALGLTLVNRSRTPVELTAAGQLFLVTARTVVEQLGEVLRHLHHLEGGQGEVMQVAAAHSLALGFFPRWIAQLRNEGLNIATRLVATNVGDAVHALREGGCDLMLAFYDPDAAMQMDAEIFPSLHLGNTEMLPVCAADADGKPLFDLEGEGSVPLLAYSAGAFLGRSVHLLLRQRALRFTTVYETAMADSLKSMALEGLGIAWVPQLSVRAELARGELVVCGGPQWHVPLEIRLYRCALVRKANVRLLWRKLEGGAAQHT
- the aspA gene encoding aspartate ammonia-lyase — its product is MSSAASFRTEKDLLGVLEVPAQAYYGIQTLRAVNNFRLSGVPISHYPKLVVGLAMVKQAAADANRELGQLSEAKHAAISEACARLIRGDFHEEFVVDMIQGGAGTSTNMNANEVIANIALEAMGHNKGEYQYLHPNNDVNMAQSTNDAYPTAIRLGLLLGHDALLASLDSLIQAFAAKGEEFSHVLKMGRTQLQDAVPMTLGQEFRAFATTLGEDLARLKTLAPELLTEVNLGGTAIGTGINADPRYQALAVQRLAVISGQPVVPAADLIEATSDMGAFVLFSGMLKRTAVKLSKICNDLRLLSSGPRTGINEINLPARQPGSSIMPGKVNPVIPEAVNQVAFQVIGNDLALTMAAEGGQLQLNVMEPLIAFKIFDSIRLLQRAMDMLREHCIVGITANEARCRELVEHSIGLVTALNPYIGYENATRIARIALESGRGVLELVREEGLLDDAMLDDILRPENMIAPRLVPLKA
- a CDS encoding alanine/glycine:cation symporter family protein, with amino-acid sequence MLEVINDFLSGKVLIVLIVGLGGYFTIRSRFVQLRHFFHMFSVFKDSLKSSSGQLSSFQALMLSLAGRVGAGNIAGVGIAVTLGGPGAVFWMWVTALVGMSSSFIECSLGQLYKRTDAEGTYRGGPAYYIQHGLQKRWLGMVMAFLLLVTFGFAFNGLQAHAVTHSLNNAFGLDTTYTGLALAVLLGLVFIGGIKRIASIADLLVPVKTLVYIAVTLYVIVLQFDHVPAMLATIVKSAFGLDQAFGGLVGSAIIMGVKRGVFANEAGLGSAPNVAAVASVEHPIAQGVVQAFSVFLDTFVICTCTALLILLSGFYTPGFEGDGIALTQNSLAAVVGDWGRMFISVALALFVFTSIMYNYYLGESNLRFLVGNNRKVLMGYRALVLVLIFWGSIENLSTVFAFADITMTMLAFVNLFALAFLFKIAMRILNDYDNQRAAGIKTPVFDSSQFPDLDLDRKAWPANPVKPEPTAHASAELNTQAQR
- a CDS encoding asparaginase codes for the protein MQPANNVMVLYTGGTIGMQASANGLAPASGFEARMREQLANQPVPAWRFQEMSPLIDSANMTPAYWQRLRTAVVDAVEEGCDAVLILHGTDTLAYSAAAMSFQLLGLPAPVLFTGSMLPAGVPDSDAWENVSGALAALGEGLAPGVQLYFHGALMAPTRCAKIRSFGRHPFAALQRNGGVAKADAIPAALDYRQPKALANVGVLPLVPGIAAGQLDALVDSGIQALVLECFGSGTGPSDNPAFLASLKRAQDLDVVVVAITQCHEGGVELDVYEAGSRLRGVGVLSGGGMTREAVFGKLQALLGAGLLTSEVRRLVELDLCGELR
- a CDS encoding AraC family transcriptional regulator, yielding MLHSHLTTLNAVSLVLSTFKAEGVPFDALLAGSGICAADLNRADTRIATHQEMQVCANAVALQRDIGLIVGRRMHVSSYGMLGYALLTSATFGDALRLALRYPALLGTLFELSLEEDGERIWFTAGDYRENPALAAFNVELCLGSLKVICDDLLGHPLPLLGARFEYDAPDYQARYTESFDCPLQFQATANAFAFDKRWLAQPLPLADTVTHQAMAERCRKQNTEFTGREAWLGRIRQLLASQLHAAPGLEGLAQQMNCSPRTLRRHLHDLGCSYQELLDELRFERAKQWLAQDQWPIHRIAEQLGFSETASFRHAFVRWSGVAPSQFRP
- a CDS encoding histone deacetylase family protein, with amino-acid sequence MLTIYSDDHHLHHGRCELMDGQLMPCFEMPSRADHVLQRVKDRELGPVHPPQDFGLAPLQRIHSHDYLDFFQGAWARWTEFGQDGDLLPYTWPARTLRRVVPASLHGQLGYYSFDGGAPITAGTWQAAYSAAQVALTAQAAIQQGAHSAFALCRPPGHHAASDLMGGYCYLNNAAIAAQAFLDQGHKKVAILDVDYHHGNGTQSIFYARSDVLFTSIHGHPEAEFPFFLGYADERGEGSGEGFNFNYPLPAGSGWECWSAALEEACAEIERYGADIIVVSLGVDTFKDDPISQFKLDSPDYLAMGTRIAGLGKPTLFVMEGGYAVEEIGINAVNVLEGFEGAAQ